Proteins from a single region of Pseudomonas fulva:
- a CDS encoding class I adenylate-forming enzyme family protein, with protein MNPQTRNLGRVLDPLVSGERLAFIGLDNQLNESRCSYAELDALADGIARGLLARGLVAGERVALLAFNSPASIAALLGIMRAGLVAVPVNHRFPKALIDFVIADSGARLLFCDAFHEQVAAGRAWVSLEAEGLEAFTEPGAFSAFEPEGDEPAMMLYTSGSTGKPKGVVLSHRAHLWIVRTRLQATPLADERTLIAAPLYHMNALALALLVLASGATAVLLPQFGAAAYIEAIQRYRCTWLTAVPPMIAMMLREQALLAHADLSSVRVVRMGSAPVSASLLAQIHRLLPNARVINAYGTTEGGPVVFGPHPQGLPSPALSVGHAHPDVQVRLRDEAGALADEGVLELKSPGLMSGYHNRPDLAVPFTVDGFYVTGDVFRRDADGFHTFVGRRDDMFVSGGENIYPGEVEKLLERHPEVQQACVVPVEDEIKGFKPMAFVVRRQGSAVGEAAIKDFALAHAPAYQHPRRVWFLDSLPLASTHKIDRKALLDRARRNLLDSDRTTGPSESQSA; from the coding sequence ATGAACCCGCAGACCCGTAACCTGGGCCGCGTGCTCGACCCGCTGGTCTCCGGCGAGCGACTGGCGTTCATCGGTCTGGACAATCAGCTCAACGAGTCGCGTTGCAGCTATGCCGAGCTGGATGCGCTGGCCGATGGTATCGCCCGTGGCCTGCTGGCCCGTGGGCTGGTGGCCGGAGAGCGCGTCGCGCTGCTGGCGTTCAATTCGCCGGCATCGATCGCCGCGCTGCTGGGCATCATGCGTGCCGGGCTGGTGGCGGTGCCGGTCAACCACCGCTTCCCGAAGGCGCTGATCGACTTCGTCATCGCCGACAGTGGTGCGCGCCTGCTGTTCTGCGATGCGTTCCATGAACAGGTTGCCGCGGGCAGGGCCTGGGTGTCGCTGGAGGCGGAGGGCCTCGAGGCATTCACCGAGCCCGGGGCGTTCAGCGCCTTCGAACCCGAGGGCGACGAGCCGGCGATGATGCTCTACACCTCGGGCTCCACCGGCAAACCCAAGGGTGTGGTGCTGAGCCACCGCGCCCACTTGTGGATCGTGCGCACCCGGTTGCAGGCCACGCCGCTGGCCGATGAGCGCACGCTGATCGCCGCGCCCTTGTATCACATGAATGCCCTGGCCCTGGCGCTGCTGGTGCTGGCCAGCGGGGCCACCGCGGTGCTGCTGCCGCAGTTCGGCGCTGCGGCCTACATCGAGGCGATCCAGCGTTACCGTTGCACCTGGCTGACCGCCGTGCCGCCGATGATCGCCATGATGCTGCGCGAGCAGGCGCTGCTGGCGCATGCCGACCTGTCCTCGGTACGGGTGGTGCGTATGGGATCGGCGCCGGTGAGCGCCAGCCTGCTGGCGCAGATTCACCGTTTGCTGCCCAATGCGCGGGTCATCAACGCCTACGGCACCACCGAAGGCGGGCCGGTAGTGTTCGGGCCTCACCCTCAGGGCCTGCCCAGCCCGGCGCTGTCGGTGGGGCATGCCCATCCGGACGTACAGGTGCGCCTGCGTGACGAGGCGGGCGCGCTGGCCGACGAGGGCGTGCTGGAGCTGAAAAGCCCGGGCTTGATGTCCGGCTATCACAACCGCCCGGATCTGGCCGTACCGTTCACGGTCGATGGTTTCTATGTTACCGGCGACGTGTTTCGCCGGGATGCCGACGGCTTCCATACCTTCGTCGGCCGCCGTGACGACATGTTCGTCAGTGGCGGCGAGAACATCTACCCCGGTGAGGTGGAAAAGCTTCTCGAGCGTCACCCCGAGGTGCAGCAGGCCTGCGTGGTGCCGGTCGAGGACGAGATCAAAGGGTTCAAGCCCATGGCCTTCGTCGTCCGGCGCCAGGGCAGTGCTGTCGGGGAGGCGGCCATCAAGGATTTCGCCCTGGCCCATGCACCGGCCTACCAGCATCCGCGTCGGGTGTGGTTCCTCGATAGCCTGCCGCTGGCCTCCACCCACAAGATCGACCGCAAGGCCTTGCTCGACAGGGCTCGGCGAAACCTCCTGGACAGTGACCGGACCACCGGACCGTCTGAATCGCAATCTGCCTAG
- a CDS encoding ABC transporter permease, producing the protein MRRLLPVLYPLTSLAVLILIWDLSVRLLDIPDYLLPAPVTVYQALAGGFADGSLWPHIGVTLGETLSGYAIGCLLAITLGALLAESETFERFVYPLLIGLQATPKVALGPIILVWFGFGMTSKIVLVALVCFFPLFVNTVNGIRRTDPELLDACRSFSASRLYLLVHVKFPAAAGEVFAGLQIGVSLALIGAVVGEFLSAQRGLGYLIASSSVSMSLATMFAGVILLAFIGLCGAQGVRWLQRRVIFWEPGAARPRKQ; encoded by the coding sequence ATGCGTAGACTGCTGCCCGTGCTTTACCCCCTGACCAGCCTGGCGGTATTGATCCTGATCTGGGACCTGTCCGTACGCCTGCTGGACATTCCCGATTATCTGCTGCCCGCCCCAGTGACGGTCTACCAGGCGCTGGCCGGCGGTTTCGCCGATGGCAGCCTGTGGCCACACATCGGCGTCACCCTGGGCGAAACGCTCAGCGGCTATGCCATTGGTTGTCTGCTGGCCATCACCTTGGGCGCCTTGCTGGCCGAGTCAGAAACCTTCGAGCGCTTCGTTTACCCGCTGCTGATCGGCCTGCAGGCAACCCCAAAGGTCGCCCTGGGACCGATCATTCTGGTGTGGTTCGGCTTCGGCATGACCTCCAAGATCGTGCTGGTGGCGCTGGTCTGTTTCTTCCCGCTGTTCGTCAACACGGTAAACGGCATTCGGCGTACCGACCCGGAGCTGCTCGACGCCTGCCGGTCCTTTTCCGCCTCGCGGCTTTACCTGCTGGTTCACGTGAAGTTCCCGGCCGCGGCCGGCGAGGTATTCGCCGGCCTGCAGATCGGTGTGTCGCTGGCGTTGATCGGCGCGGTGGTCGGTGAATTCCTGTCGGCCCAGCGCGGTCTCGGTTACCTAATTGCCTCCAGCTCGGTGAGCATGAGCCTGGCGACCATGTTCGCCGGGGTCATCCTGCTGGCCTTCATCGGCCTGTGCGGGGCACAGGGCGTGCGCTGGCTACAGCGCCGCGTAATCTTCTGGGAGCCGGGCGCCGCCCGGCCCCGTAAACAGTGA
- a CDS encoding ABC transporter ATP-binding protein, with protein MSAALTLQDTGLTYQTRRGEIQALAEVNLRIEDGEFVAVLGPSGCGKSTILKLAAGLLEASAGQVSVAGQGIDGPSRHTGVVFQKPNLLPWKTVLNNVMLPARTLGLPIAEARQRALALLELVGLAPFANDYPFELSGGMQQRVGIARMLLHDPRLLLMDEPFAALDALSREALTLELQHIWSQQRKSVLFITHSIQEAVFLADRVLVMSPRPGRIIDDVAITLPRPRSLDTLVDPTFTAFCQQLRRHFTHA; from the coding sequence ATGAGCGCGGCCCTGACCCTGCAGGACACAGGGCTGACCTACCAGACCCGACGTGGCGAGATCCAGGCCCTGGCCGAGGTGAACCTGCGCATCGAAGACGGCGAGTTCGTGGCCGTGCTCGGGCCTTCGGGCTGCGGCAAGTCCACCATCCTCAAGCTCGCGGCGGGCTTGCTCGAGGCCAGCGCCGGGCAGGTCAGCGTGGCCGGGCAGGGCATCGACGGCCCGAGCCGGCACACCGGCGTGGTATTCCAGAAGCCCAATCTGCTGCCCTGGAAAACCGTGCTGAACAACGTGATGCTGCCGGCACGTACCCTCGGCCTGCCGATCGCCGAGGCGCGTCAGCGGGCACTGGCATTGCTCGAGCTGGTCGGCCTCGCGCCGTTCGCCAACGATTACCCGTTCGAGCTGTCGGGCGGCATGCAGCAGCGGGTCGGCATCGCCCGCATGCTGCTGCACGACCCGCGCCTGCTGCTGATGGACGAGCCGTTCGCGGCCCTCGATGCGCTGTCCCGCGAAGCGCTGACCCTAGAGCTGCAGCACATCTGGAGCCAGCAGCGTAAATCGGTGCTGTTCATTACCCACAGCATTCAGGAGGCGGTGTTCCTGGCCGACCGGGTGCTGGTCATGTCGCCGCGACCTGGTCGCATCATCGACGATGTGGCAATCACGCTGCCGCGGCCCCGTAGCCTGGACACTCTGGTCGATCCAACTTTCACCGCATTTTGCCAACAGCTGAGAAGGCATTTCACCCATGCGTAG
- a CDS encoding ABC transporter substrate-binding protein, which translates to MRFAIRSLLPLTLAVASQAHALDEVTVALAIPPAVHDGAPYAAAQELGLFKEQGLSVSTLVFQGAGALLPQVASKRVTFGFPVAEPVLSSHFNKNPLPLRYFYNGVPSQTLEYQVLADSPIRTLADLEGKKIGVGALTWGTLPNSRAALRVAGLEPGKNVEFVAVGALGAGFQALRSGQVDALNFNNSWGDMLELSGTQTRRIQYPEVFQENPGNGFIAHQDTFRENPDLIRRFGRAYTEAQFVCEVNPAFCVQAFWRQHPESKPADAQGKGLEDAKTLLSRRLQRTLYFPDGSPRVPGQYDLQAIRAAVKAMAEAGEFPSAEVPVEQVFSNEFVPAFNDFDRDALRKRAEAAQ; encoded by the coding sequence ATGCGCTTTGCTATCCGTTCCTTGCTGCCCCTGACGCTGGCCGTTGCCAGCCAAGCCCATGCCCTCGACGAGGTCACCGTCGCCCTGGCCATTCCACCAGCCGTCCACGACGGCGCGCCTTACGCTGCAGCCCAGGAGCTGGGCCTGTTCAAGGAGCAGGGGCTGAGTGTCAGTACCCTGGTGTTCCAGGGCGCCGGCGCCTTGCTTCCGCAGGTCGCCAGCAAGCGGGTGACCTTCGGTTTTCCGGTGGCTGAACCGGTGCTCTCCAGCCACTTCAACAAGAACCCCTTGCCGCTGCGCTACTTCTACAACGGCGTTCCCAGCCAGACCCTGGAATACCAGGTGCTCGCCGATTCGCCGATCAGGACCCTGGCCGATCTCGAGGGCAAGAAGATCGGTGTCGGCGCCCTGACCTGGGGCACGCTGCCCAACAGCCGCGCGGCCCTGCGCGTCGCCGGGCTGGAGCCTGGCAAGAACGTCGAGTTCGTCGCCGTCGGCGCGCTCGGCGCGGGCTTCCAGGCATTGCGCAGCGGCCAGGTGGATGCGCTCAACTTCAACAACAGCTGGGGCGACATGCTCGAGCTTTCCGGCACGCAAACCCGGCGCATCCAGTACCCCGAGGTGTTCCAGGAAAACCCCGGCAACGGCTTCATCGCGCACCAGGATACCTTCAGAGAAAACCCGGACCTGATCCGCCGCTTTGGTCGTGCCTATACCGAGGCACAGTTCGTGTGCGAGGTGAACCCGGCGTTCTGCGTGCAGGCGTTCTGGCGCCAGCATCCGGAAAGCAAGCCTGCCGATGCCCAGGGCAAGGGCCTGGAAGATGCCAAGACGCTGCTCAGCCGGCGCCTGCAACGTACCCTGTATTTCCCGGACGGCAGCCCGCGTGTGCCGGGGCAGTACGACCTGCAGGCGATCCGCGCGGCGGTCAAGGCGATGGCCGAGGCGGGCGAGTTCCCCAGCGCCGAGGTGCCGGTGGAGCAGGTGTTCTCCAACGAGTTCGTGCCGGCGTTCAACGACTTCGACCGTGATGCGCTGCGCAAGCGGGCAGAGGCGGCGCAATGA
- a CDS encoding acyl-CoA thioesterase/bile acid-CoA:amino acid N-acyltransferase family protein produces the protein MNPAFEIDIVDGLIDQPRRIRVGGLNPGLARLTTTLEHPDGSLWQSEARFDIAADGALDIDAQLPFDGDWSEREALAPVWALRQLSPPRRPQASEGLEPLSIRLQIRDAAGASASATLTQRFLAPGVSRREIRDEGLSASLFSPAAAGPHPLVIVLNGSGGGTPEQRAALYAAQGYTALALAYFKAPGLPEQISDTPLEYFEQALNWAARTLQPRHGFIAVAGLSRGGELALLLGATFPERVSAVIGYVPSAVIHGTLRAGRPEQARDADAWTWRGQPLRNVWRDNPAADWRAFDQPPEPGAAIRQAPAFVAVEAHAASVEAARIPVERIEGPVLLISGSDDGFWPSSAYSERMQAELQAAGHAWPVTHVRGEGAGHAIGFPFVPTTQIAKVHPVAGVLISGGGTPVANARANRESWHAVLAFLADALRAREAQS, from the coding sequence ATGAACCCGGCATTCGAGATCGACATTGTCGATGGCCTGATCGACCAACCGCGGCGCATTCGCGTAGGGGGGCTGAACCCGGGGCTGGCGCGCCTGACCACCACCCTGGAGCATCCCGATGGCAGCCTCTGGCAGAGCGAAGCCCGCTTCGACATCGCGGCCGACGGTGCACTAGATATCGATGCACAGCTGCCATTCGATGGCGACTGGAGCGAGCGGGAAGCGCTGGCGCCCGTGTGGGCGTTGCGTCAACTGAGCCCGCCCCGCAGGCCGCAAGCCAGCGAAGGGCTGGAGCCGCTGTCGATTCGCTTGCAGATCCGCGACGCGGCAGGGGCCAGTGCCTCGGCCACGCTCACCCAGCGCTTTCTCGCCCCCGGCGTGAGCCGCCGGGAAATTCGCGACGAGGGGCTCAGCGCCAGCTTGTTCAGCCCCGCGGCTGCGGGCCCTCATCCTCTGGTCATCGTGCTCAACGGTTCGGGTGGCGGCACGCCGGAACAACGTGCAGCGCTGTATGCCGCACAGGGTTACACAGCATTGGCGCTGGCCTACTTCAAGGCGCCGGGGCTGCCTGAGCAAATTAGCGACACGCCACTGGAGTACTTCGAGCAGGCGCTGAACTGGGCGGCGCGCACGCTGCAGCCGCGACACGGTTTCATCGCCGTCGCCGGGCTGTCGCGCGGCGGTGAGCTGGCGTTGCTGCTGGGCGCCACCTTTCCCGAGCGGGTATCGGCGGTGATCGGCTACGTACCGAGTGCGGTGATTCACGGCACCTTGCGTGCCGGGCGCCCGGAGCAAGCCCGCGACGCCGATGCCTGGACCTGGCGTGGCCAGCCGCTGCGCAATGTCTGGCGGGACAACCCGGCAGCCGACTGGCGGGCCTTCGACCAGCCACCCGAGCCCGGCGCGGCGATTCGCCAGGCGCCGGCGTTCGTGGCGGTGGAGGCACATGCCGCCAGTGTCGAGGCGGCGCGTATCCCGGTTGAGCGTATCGAGGGGCCGGTGTTGCTCATCTCGGGCAGTGACGATGGCTTCTGGCCGTCCAGCGCCTACAGCGAGCGCATGCAGGCCGAACTGCAGGCGGCCGGCCATGCCTGGCCGGTCACCCATGTGCGCGGCGAAGGGGCGGGCCACGCCATCGGCTTTCCGTTTGTGCCGACCACCCAGATCGCTAAGGTTCATCCGGTTGCCGGGGTACTGATCAGCGGCGGCGGCACCCCTGTCGCCAATGCCCGGGCCAACCGCGAAAGCTGGCACGCCGTGCTGGCCTTCCTTGCCGATGCGCTGCGTGCCCGCGAGGCGCAGTCATGA
- a CDS encoding gamma-glutamyltransferase family protein, which produces MSFDWRNPYPTTRIPLFARNVVSTSHPIAAQAGLRLLLAGGNAVDAAIAAAATLTVVEPVSCGLGSDAFALVWDGDSLHGLNASGTAPGAWTPEYFRRRYGEDGHGHAKRPVRGWDSITIPGAVAGWAALHERFGKRPFAEVLAPAVEVAERGITIAPIVAHKWAAAVPELQGQPGFADAFMPHDRAPQTGEKFVFADAARTLRLLGEQGARAFYEGEIAEAIIGHARATGGNLTAADLQGYRPEWVAPISQRYRGCEVHEIPPNGQGIAALIALGILEHFDLAALPVDSAASQHLQIEAMKLAFADVYRYVADPRSMEVTPEQMLEPAYLAQRARAIDPRKASHPGFGLPRSGGTVYLSVADEDGMMVSFIQSNYMGFGSGIVVPGYGISLQNRGAGFSSDPASANVVAPGKRPFHTIIPAFLTRDGVAQMSFGVMGGDMQPQGHVQTLVRMLDYQQQPQAACDAPRWKVNRDFSVDLEASMDADAIRGLEELGNRLKSVEDPYMDFGSGQFIWRLSDDPAHGYVAASDSRRDGQAVGF; this is translated from the coding sequence ATGTCGTTCGATTGGCGCAACCCCTACCCGACAACCCGTATTCCGTTGTTCGCCCGCAATGTGGTGTCGACCTCCCATCCCATTGCGGCCCAGGCCGGACTGCGCCTGCTGCTGGCCGGCGGCAACGCCGTGGATGCAGCCATCGCCGCGGCTGCCACCCTGACCGTGGTCGAACCGGTTTCCTGCGGGTTGGGCAGTGATGCCTTCGCCCTGGTGTGGGACGGCGACTCGCTGCACGGGCTCAACGCTTCCGGTACCGCGCCCGGCGCCTGGACACCCGAGTATTTTCGTCGGCGCTATGGAGAGGACGGCCATGGCCATGCGAAACGGCCCGTGCGTGGTTGGGATTCGATCACCATACCCGGCGCGGTAGCCGGTTGGGCCGCGTTGCACGAGCGTTTCGGCAAGCGCCCCTTCGCCGAGGTGCTGGCGCCGGCGGTGGAGGTAGCCGAGCGCGGCATCACCATCGCCCCGATCGTGGCGCACAAGTGGGCGGCAGCGGTTCCCGAACTGCAGGGCCAGCCGGGTTTCGCCGATGCCTTCATGCCCCATGACCGGGCGCCGCAGACTGGCGAGAAATTCGTCTTCGCCGATGCCGCGCGCACCTTGCGGTTGCTGGGCGAGCAGGGCGCACGTGCGTTCTACGAGGGTGAGATCGCCGAGGCTATCATCGGCCACGCCCGGGCCACGGGTGGCAATCTCACCGCCGCTGATCTACAGGGGTATCGCCCTGAGTGGGTCGCACCGATTTCACAGCGTTACCGTGGTTGCGAGGTGCACGAGATCCCGCCGAATGGCCAGGGCATTGCGGCACTCATCGCGCTGGGCATTCTCGAACACTTCGACCTGGCGGCTCTGCCGGTCGACTCGGCGGCGTCCCAGCACCTGCAGATCGAAGCCATGAAGCTGGCCTTCGCCGACGTTTACCGCTACGTCGCCGACCCGCGCAGCATGGAGGTCACCCCCGAGCAGATGCTCGAGCCGGCGTACCTCGCGCAGCGCGCCAGGGCCATCGACCCGCGCAAGGCCAGCCACCCGGGCTTCGGCCTGCCCAGGTCGGGCGGTACCGTGTACCTCAGCGTCGCCGACGAGGACGGCATGATGGTGTCCTTTATCCAGTCCAACTACATGGGCTTCGGCTCCGGCATCGTGGTGCCGGGGTATGGCATCAGCCTGCAGAACCGCGGTGCCGGGTTTTCCAGTGACCCGGCTTCGGCCAACGTGGTGGCGCCCGGCAAGCGGCCGTTCCATACCATCATCCCGGCATTCCTCACCCGTGACGGTGTGGCGCAGATGAGTTTCGGCGTGATGGGTGGCGACATGCAGCCCCAGGGCCATGTACAGACCCTGGTGCGCATGCTTGATTACCAGCAGCAGCCCCAGGCGGCCTGCGATGCGCCACGCTGGAAGGTCAACCGGGATTTCTCGGTGGACCTGGAGGCCAGCATGGATGCCGATGCCATACGCGGGCTGGAGGAATTGGGCAACCGTCTGAAGTCCGTGGAGGACCCATACATGGACTTCGGTTCCGGGCAGTTCATCTGGCGGCTGTCGGATGATCCTGCCCATGGCTATGTGGCTGCCAGCGACAGCCGTCGGGACGGACAGGCAGTAGGTTTTTGA
- a CDS encoding class II aldolase/adducin family protein — MSKPEIISDAEWQARCELAALYRLVAYYRMTDLIDTHITLRVPGPEHHFLINRYGVAFEKMRASDLVLINLQGNVVDRLGGERRVNAAGFVIHSAIHEARPDMCCIVHTHTAAGMAVAAQRDGLLPLTQHALKFHGHLAYHTYEGIALSLEERVRLVADLGSHKAMILRNHGLLAGGPSVAHAFHEIYFLERACQAQVQAMAAGVALNIPSEEVCRHTAAQFARDGIDGIIDLAWQAALSLIEEQRDDWCR, encoded by the coding sequence ATGAGCAAGCCCGAGATCATCAGCGATGCCGAATGGCAGGCGCGCTGCGAGCTGGCCGCCCTGTACCGGCTGGTCGCCTACTACCGCATGACCGATCTGATCGACACCCACATCACCCTGCGGGTACCGGGGCCGGAGCATCACTTCCTGATCAACCGCTATGGCGTGGCCTTCGAGAAGATGCGTGCCAGCGACCTGGTGCTGATCAACCTGCAGGGCAATGTGGTGGATCGCCTGGGCGGCGAGCGGCGGGTCAACGCTGCCGGTTTCGTCATCCATTCGGCGATCCACGAAGCCCGCCCGGACATGTGCTGCATCGTGCATACCCACACCGCCGCCGGCATGGCCGTGGCGGCCCAGCGCGACGGCCTGCTGCCACTGACCCAGCATGCGCTGAAGTTCCATGGCCACCTGGCCTATCACACCTATGAGGGCATCGCCCTGTCGCTGGAAGAGCGCGTGCGCCTGGTGGCGGACCTGGGCAGCCACAAGGCGATGATCCTGCGTAACCACGGCCTGCTGGCCGGCGGGCCGAGCGTGGCCCACGCCTTTCACGAGATCTATTTCCTGGAGCGCGCCTGCCAGGCGCAGGTCCAGGCGATGGCGGCGGGCGTGGCGCTGAACATTCCCAGCGAGGAAGTCTGTCGGCATACCGCGGCGCAGTTCGCCCGTGATGGTATCGACGGCATCATCGACCTGGCCTGGCAGGCCGCCCTCAGCCTGATCGAGGAGCAGCGCGATGACTGGTGCCGCTGA
- a CDS encoding MFS transporter: protein MTTPTSTPRRAAAAAFIGTTIEFYDFYIYAFAAALVLGQLFFPSDNAVLSTMAAFATFAVGFIARPFAGVVFGHLGDRLGRKKMLLFTMVLMGVATTCIGLLPTYAQAGIWGPVGLVALRFLQGISVGGEWGGAVLMASEHAPKGRKVFFASFAQLGSPAGLLLALIAFRAISEMDQQALMTWGWRVPFLLSGVLMLVGLAIRFGVPESPEFARVKEQKQTSRSPVKDVLRHNWRQILFAAAAVTIGSGGFFFTNTFMITYVTQYQGISKSTILDCLFLVTILQFLSQPCSALLAERFGEGRFLKGVAALCMLVPYPMFLLVQTGNLVYMTAGIALAVLLLAALYSAIAGYMAEAFAAQVRYSGISIAYQLGSGLTGGLTPLIGTYLAGQFAGQWLPLALFFSVLALMSLVGVIGLSRLRAEQRATPSLSNPEVVSP from the coding sequence ATGACCACCCCCACCTCCACGCCGCGTCGTGCTGCGGCGGCCGCCTTCATCGGCACCACCATCGAGTTCTACGACTTCTACATCTATGCCTTCGCCGCCGCGCTGGTGCTCGGGCAGCTGTTCTTTCCCAGTGACAACGCGGTGCTGAGCACCATGGCGGCGTTCGCCACCTTCGCCGTCGGCTTCATCGCCCGGCCCTTCGCCGGCGTGGTGTTCGGCCACCTGGGTGACCGCCTGGGGCGCAAGAAGATGCTGTTGTTCACCATGGTGCTGATGGGCGTGGCGACCACTTGCATCGGCCTGCTGCCGACCTATGCCCAGGCCGGCATCTGGGGGCCGGTGGGCCTGGTGGCGCTGCGTTTCCTGCAGGGCATCTCGGTGGGCGGCGAGTGGGGCGGGGCGGTGCTGATGGCCAGTGAGCACGCGCCCAAGGGCCGCAAGGTGTTCTTCGCCTCCTTCGCCCAGCTGGGCAGCCCGGCGGGCCTGCTGCTGGCGCTGATTGCCTTTCGCGCGATCAGCGAGATGGATCAGCAGGCGCTGATGACCTGGGGCTGGCGCGTGCCGTTTCTGCTCAGCGGCGTACTGATGCTGGTGGGCCTGGCGATCCGCTTCGGGGTGCCCGAGTCGCCGGAGTTCGCCAGGGTCAAGGAGCAGAAGCAGACCTCGAGGAGCCCGGTGAAGGACGTGCTGCGCCACAACTGGCGGCAGATCCTGTTCGCCGCGGCGGCGGTGACCATCGGTTCGGGCGGCTTCTTCTTCACCAACACCTTCATGATCACCTACGTGACCCAGTATCAGGGCATTTCCAAGTCGACCATTCTCGACTGCCTGTTCCTGGTCACCATCCTGCAGTTCCTCTCCCAGCCCTGCTCGGCACTGCTGGCCGAACGCTTCGGCGAGGGGCGCTTCCTGAAGGGGGTGGCGGCGCTGTGCATGCTGGTGCCGTACCCGATGTTCCTGCTCGTGCAGACCGGCAACCTGGTCTACATGACCGCTGGTATCGCCCTGGCCGTGTTGCTGCTGGCGGCGCTGTATTCGGCGATCGCCGGCTACATGGCCGAGGCCTTTGCCGCCCAGGTGCGCTACTCGGGCATTTCCATCGCCTATCAACTGGGCAGCGGCCTGACCGGCGGCCTCACGCCGCTGATCGGCACCTACCTGGCCGGGCAGTTCGCCGGGCAGTGGCTGCCGCTGGCGCTGTTCTTCAGCGTGCTCGCCCTGATGTCGCTGGTCGGCGTGATCGGCCTGTCGCGCCTGCGCGCCGAGCAGCGCGCTACCCCCAGCCTGTCCAACCCGGAGGTCGTGAGCCCATGA
- a CDS encoding LysR family transcriptional regulator, producing the protein MNAGYRHAEARRFLNDRLDWNLLRTFLVIGQEGSISRAAARLHLSQPAVSQALKRLEEQLESALVIRSGPRIALSKAGEEVMQIAAELYGTVSRLGPALDAPEETVAGKIRILMISRIESRFYDDFLANFHVDYPRVEFEFDVLRSSDVVSALLQKTASFGLSLCRSPQPRLEQRVMLKQRYAFFCGKRHALFGRNDLKLADLKSENFVSFTSDQIGGNLSPLTIFRDQQGFTGRIVASSSSLDEIRRLVAAGYGIGCLPEHIVAKDVQAGEVWRLPPAEGVIDVNVYLLWNRDQKRTHAEAVFLERFEQALLATDVRNRF; encoded by the coding sequence ATGAACGCGGGTTATCGCCACGCCGAAGCGCGCCGCTTTCTCAACGACCGGCTGGACTGGAACCTGCTGCGTACCTTTCTGGTGATCGGCCAGGAAGGCAGCATCAGCCGCGCTGCGGCGCGCCTGCACCTCAGCCAGCCGGCCGTGAGCCAGGCGCTCAAGCGTCTCGAGGAACAGCTGGAAAGCGCCCTGGTGATTCGCAGCGGGCCGCGCATCGCCTTGTCCAAGGCCGGCGAGGAAGTCATGCAGATCGCCGCCGAACTGTACGGCACGGTGTCGCGCCTGGGCCCGGCACTCGACGCGCCGGAGGAAACCGTCGCCGGCAAGATCCGCATCCTGATGATCAGCCGCATCGAGTCGCGCTTCTACGACGACTTCCTGGCCAACTTCCACGTCGACTACCCACGGGTGGAGTTCGAATTCGACGTGCTGCGCAGCTCCGACGTGGTCAGTGCCCTGCTGCAGAAGACCGCGTCCTTCGGGCTCAGCCTGTGCCGCTCGCCACAACCGCGGCTGGAGCAACGGGTGATGCTCAAGCAGCGCTACGCGTTCTTCTGCGGCAAGCGCCACGCCCTGTTCGGGCGCAACGACCTGAAGCTGGCGGATCTGAAAAGCGAGAACTTCGTGAGTTTCACCAGCGACCAGATTGGCGGCAACCTGTCGCCGCTGACCATCTTTCGTGACCAGCAGGGCTTCACCGGGCGCATCGTCGCCTCTTCGTCGAGCCTCGACGAGATCCGCCGCCTGGTGGCCGCCGGCTATGGCATCGGTTGCCTGCCGGAACATATCGTCGCCAAGGATGTGCAGGCCGGCGAGGTGTGGCGCCTGCCGCCGGCGGAGGGGGTGATCGACGTGAACGTCTACCTGCTATGGAACCGCGACCAGAAACGCACCCATGCCGAGGCGGTGTTTCTAGAGCGTTTCGAACAGGCGCTGCTGGCAACCGATGTGCGCAACAGGTTCTGA